In Rosa chinensis cultivar Old Blush chromosome 1, RchiOBHm-V2, whole genome shotgun sequence, a genomic segment contains:
- the LOC112167187 gene encoding probable pectinesterase/pectinesterase inhibitor 36, producing the protein MVLDEALALYGKSTMTTDEAMNVPHGQNSNPRSNGGLLASWSPATSRADFVVAKDGSGTHTTLNQAVAALARMGHRRPPRAIIYVKSGVYNEKVEIGGHMKNVIIVGDGMDRTVITGSRSVVDGDSTLTSATFGVSGDGFWARDITFENTAGPQKHQAVALRVSSDLAVFYRCSIKGYQDTLYTHSLRQFYRDCHIYGTIDFIFGDAPVVLQNCDILVRRPMGHQSNMITAQGRDNPGENTGIVIQGCSVRPAREFEGVKGSYRTYLGRPWQRYSRTLFLKTDLDGLVDPKGWTEWRGRFALSTLYYGEYMNVGVGASTDKRVRWPGFHVLNGPQEVSPFTVSRFIQGESWILGTGVPVWLGI; encoded by the exons ATGGTGCTTGATGAGGCTCTTGCTTTGTATGGGAAGAGTACTATGACTACTGATGAGGCAATGA ACGTGCCACATGGACAAAACTCCAACCCCAGGTCAAATGGAGGGCTTTTAGCATCATGGAGTCCAGCAACATCCAGGGCTGACTTTGTGGTTGCAAAAGATGGTTCAGGCACTCACACAACACTTAACCAAGCCGTGGCTGCACTTGCTAGAATGGGTCACAGGCGACCTCCAAGAGCCATAATCTATGTGAAATCCGGAGTCTACAATGAGAAGGTGGAGATTGGTGGACATATGAAGAATgtgataattgttggggatggCATGGACAGAACTGTAATCACTGGTAGCCGCAGTGTCGTGGACGGTGACAGCACTTTGACCTCAGCCACATTCG GTGTCTCCGGGGATGGTTTCTGGGCGAGGGACATAACGTTTGAGAATACGGCCGGTCCACAAAAGCACCAAGCAGTGGCATTGAGGGTCAGCTCTGACCTGGCAGTGTTTTACCGATGCAGCATTAAGGGGTACCAAGACACTCTCTACACCCATTCCCTAAGGCAATTCTACCGTGACTGTCACATATATGGCACAATCGATTTCATATTCGGTGACGCCCCCGTCGTGCTACAAAATTGTGACATTCTTGTGAGGAGGCCAATGGGGCACCAATCCAACATGATCACTGCCCAAGGACGCGACAACCCGGGAGAGAACAcgggcattgttattcaaggtTGTAGCGTTAGACCTGCGAGGGAGTTTGAGGGGGTTAAGGGTTCGTATAGGACTTACCTTGGTCGGCCGTGGCAGAGATACTCGAGGACTCTGTTCTTGAAGACAGATTTGGATGGTTTGGTTGATCCAAAGGGGTGGACGGAATGGAGAGGTAGGTTTGCACTTTCAACACTGTATTATGGGGAGTATATGAATGTAGGGGTGGGTGCCTCAACTGACAAGAGGGTTAGATGGCCTGGTTTTCATGTGCTTAATGGTCCACAGGAGGTCAGCCCTTTCACAGTTAGTCGTTTCATTCAAGGAGAGTCATGGATTCTAGGCACTGGTGTGCCAGTTTGGCTTGGAATATAA
- the LOC112176841 gene encoding methionine aminopeptidase 1A isoform X1 yields MDQVKSRLRLLNAIMADVATLSCARCSKPANLQCPKCVELKLPREDAAFCTQDCFKASWSSHKSVHLKAKQSNGAGNPENEGWQYCLKKGQGRTPKLPYFDWTGTLRPYPISSKRVVPAHIDLPDWAADGIPKEEPSSDLQRVVEIKTPDQIERMRETCRIAREVLDAAARVIRPGITTDEIDRVVHDATIAAGGYPSPLNYHFFPKSCCTSVNEVICHGIPDARKLEDGDIVNVDVSVFYKGVHADLNDTYFVGNVDEESRRLVQCTYECLEKAISIVKPGVRFREVGEVINRHATMAGFSVAKSYCGHGIGELFHCAPNIPHYARNKAVGVMKAGQTFTIEPMINAGIWRDRMWPDGWTDVTADGKRSAQFEHTLLVTETGVEVLTARLPSSPKVYPWLDA; encoded by the exons ATGGATCAAGTCAAAT CTCGCCTGAGGCTACTGAATGCGATCATGGCCGACGTCGCCACCCTATCGTGTGCTCGTTGCAGCAAACCCGCCAATCTTCA GTGTCCCAAGTGTGTGGAATTGAAACTTCCTCGTGAAGATGCCGCTTTCTG CACTCAGGATTGTTTTAAGGCTTCGTGGAGCTCGCATAAATCGGTACATTTAAAGGCCAAGCAGTCCAATGGGGCGGGAAATCCAGAGAACGAAGGCTGGCAATATTGCTTGAAGAAAGGACAGGGTCGAACTCCGAAACTTCCTTATTTTGATTGGACAGG GACATTGAGACCATATCCTATATCTAGTAAGCGTGTGGTACCTGCTCATATTGATTTACCTGATTGGGCAGCTGAT GGAATCCCAAAAGAGGAGCCCAGTAGTGACCTGCAGCGTGTTGTTGAG ATCAAAACTCCGGATCAAATTGAGAGGATGCGAGAAACTTGTCGA ATTGCAAGAGAGGTTTTGGATGCAGCTGCTCGTGTCATACGACCTGGTATCACGACTGATGAAATTGATCGGGTGGTCCATGATGCTACTATTGCTGCGG GTGGATATCCATCTCCCCTCAATTATCATTTTTTCCCAAAGTCTTGCTGCAC GTCAGTCAATGAAGTAATTTGCCATGGGATTCCTGATGCCAG GAAATTAGAGGATGGTGATATCGTCAATGTTGATGTGTCTGTGTTTTACAAGGGTGTCCATG CTGATCTCAATGATACATACTTTGTGGGAAATGTTGATGAAGAGTCTCGACGGCTAGTCCAGTGTACTTATGAGTGCTTGGAAAAAGCAATATCCATTG TAAAACCTGGAGTTAGATTTCGTGAAGTTGGAGAAGTCATTAATCGCCATGCTACGATGGCGGGATTTTCTGTG GCGAAATCATATTGTGGTCATGGTATAGGGGAGCTCTTTCATTGTGCACCAAATATTCCTCACTATGCAA GAAATAAAGCAGTTGGAGTGATGAAAGCTGGACAAACTTTTACGATTGAACCAATGATCAATGCAG GAATTTGGCGTGATCGAATGTGGCCTGACGGGTGGACTGATGTTACCGCAGATGGAAAACGAAGTGCTCAATTTGAGCACACACTTCTG GTGACTGAGACCGGAGTTGAAGTTCTTACAGCACGGTTGCCTTCATCGCCAAAAGTGTACCCTTGGTTAGATGCCTGA
- the LOC112176841 gene encoding methionine aminopeptidase 1A isoform X2, which translates to MADVATLSCARCSKPANLQCPKCVELKLPREDAAFCTQDCFKASWSSHKSVHLKAKQSNGAGNPENEGWQYCLKKGQGRTPKLPYFDWTGTLRPYPISSKRVVPAHIDLPDWAADGIPKEEPSSDLQRVVEIKTPDQIERMRETCRIAREVLDAAARVIRPGITTDEIDRVVHDATIAAGGYPSPLNYHFFPKSCCTSVNEVICHGIPDARKLEDGDIVNVDVSVFYKGVHADLNDTYFVGNVDEESRRLVQCTYECLEKAISIVKPGVRFREVGEVINRHATMAGFSVAKSYCGHGIGELFHCAPNIPHYARNKAVGVMKAGQTFTIEPMINAGIWRDRMWPDGWTDVTADGKRSAQFEHTLLVTETGVEVLTARLPSSPKVYPWLDA; encoded by the exons ATGGCCGACGTCGCCACCCTATCGTGTGCTCGTTGCAGCAAACCCGCCAATCTTCA GTGTCCCAAGTGTGTGGAATTGAAACTTCCTCGTGAAGATGCCGCTTTCTG CACTCAGGATTGTTTTAAGGCTTCGTGGAGCTCGCATAAATCGGTACATTTAAAGGCCAAGCAGTCCAATGGGGCGGGAAATCCAGAGAACGAAGGCTGGCAATATTGCTTGAAGAAAGGACAGGGTCGAACTCCGAAACTTCCTTATTTTGATTGGACAGG GACATTGAGACCATATCCTATATCTAGTAAGCGTGTGGTACCTGCTCATATTGATTTACCTGATTGGGCAGCTGAT GGAATCCCAAAAGAGGAGCCCAGTAGTGACCTGCAGCGTGTTGTTGAG ATCAAAACTCCGGATCAAATTGAGAGGATGCGAGAAACTTGTCGA ATTGCAAGAGAGGTTTTGGATGCAGCTGCTCGTGTCATACGACCTGGTATCACGACTGATGAAATTGATCGGGTGGTCCATGATGCTACTATTGCTGCGG GTGGATATCCATCTCCCCTCAATTATCATTTTTTCCCAAAGTCTTGCTGCAC GTCAGTCAATGAAGTAATTTGCCATGGGATTCCTGATGCCAG GAAATTAGAGGATGGTGATATCGTCAATGTTGATGTGTCTGTGTTTTACAAGGGTGTCCATG CTGATCTCAATGATACATACTTTGTGGGAAATGTTGATGAAGAGTCTCGACGGCTAGTCCAGTGTACTTATGAGTGCTTGGAAAAAGCAATATCCATTG TAAAACCTGGAGTTAGATTTCGTGAAGTTGGAGAAGTCATTAATCGCCATGCTACGATGGCGGGATTTTCTGTG GCGAAATCATATTGTGGTCATGGTATAGGGGAGCTCTTTCATTGTGCACCAAATATTCCTCACTATGCAA GAAATAAAGCAGTTGGAGTGATGAAAGCTGGACAAACTTTTACGATTGAACCAATGATCAATGCAG GAATTTGGCGTGATCGAATGTGGCCTGACGGGTGGACTGATGTTACCGCAGATGGAAAACGAAGTGCTCAATTTGAGCACACACTTCTG GTGACTGAGACCGGAGTTGAAGTTCTTACAGCACGGTTGCCTTCATCGCCAAAAGTGTACCCTTGGTTAGATGCCTGA